Genomic window (Vitis riparia cultivar Riparia Gloire de Montpellier isolate 1030 chromosome 4, EGFV_Vit.rip_1.0, whole genome shotgun sequence):
ACATCCAAACAACCAAGCACTGCAGGGAAATATTCATGCAACCAAGCTGCTACCTACATGTAGTCCATCTGTTCTCATGTATGTTATTAATCCTGCTGCCTTCCCATCTGATAATTGAACCCCCTCATAAAGTCTCTGTGCTAACTGCATTCATATTGTCACGTAAGTTCCATGACCAAACTaacaacaaaatattaaaatgtaaatGCAATCATAAGCTAGAAAAACACAATTTAAAGCATAAAATAATGAGGCTACATCATACAAAAAATGGTACAGCAAATCAGTGAAGTTGAGGAATATAGAAGTATGGGAGCATCTTCACACAAAAGCGCTGAAAATTCCTTTATCAACACAAGCATTGACATGAATCTCATGAAAGCCACACTATTTCAACACATCACATGTTCTTTTGGCACTTCAGCACAACTCAAGCCAAAATGATGACACACCATTCaggtaataaaaatgttttaccTTAATTTCGTGGTGGATCACGCAACCTTGGATGTACGATAAAACAGTGTAATGCATAGTGACACTTCccatttaggtttttttttttttttcttctataagaaatgagaataaaattatacaaTGAACACTGCCTATTTGTCATGCGTATGGAATAACTAATGAAAAGAATACCATTGATGAtaacgatgatgatgatgattataacaacaaaattaaaaatgtgttGCTGCGAATAGTGATGATGAGGACAGTCATAATTACTGCCACTACTACAAGAATAAGGAATGTGCAATCTTATCTTACACTAAGGTGCATCATCAATATCACTCACTTAAACATTCAAAAGAGAATTAGTAAGGAGCTAATCATATATTAGCTTGTTTCAATAAACAGGCATTATAATTGAGctgtgaaaattaaataaaaaaatgttttatacaAATCTCACCAATCTCAAATACAAAGGGAACCGACTATGACTTCATCcatttggaaaaataagaagaattaacagggaaaattataaaaatacacaTAAACAGTTAGAGAATTATGCCAACCTTCATTGTATACATTGCTGAAAAATGTAATTTGTTTGCAGCATCTTGCTGAAGTGTGGATGTTATATATGGTGTGGGAGGATTTTTCcgcattttatttcttttagaaCCAATCACTTTGAACTCCAATGAATTAATCTCCTGTTCAATAGCCTTTGCCTCTGTATGAGAGCtgattgaaaattgatttaacttTTTGGAGTCGAAATGAGTCAAGTATGATGGAAAAAATTTGGAGTTCATTGAGGAACCCTGTTTCCTATTAAATTCAACTTCAACCGTCCAATATTCCTGTGGTTTAAATTCATCAATTTCCATTTCTCTATCACATATAAGAGCCAGAGCAGCTGATTGGACTCGCCCAGCTGACTGGCAACCTGGTAACTTCCTCCATAATAGTGGGGAAATGTTGAATCCGATCAAATAATCAAGAGCACGTCGTGCGAGGTAAGCATGAACCAAGTTTACATCAATCTCTCTTGGAGCATCCAGAGCACTTTTGATGGATGACTCAGTTATTTCATGAAAAACAACCCTTGCTACAGTTAAATCTTTATGTAAAGCATCCTGCTGCAGCAACATCTCAATAATGTGCCAAGCAATAGCCTCTCCTTCACGATCAGGATCTGATGCAAGAATAAGATTTTCTGCTCTGAGGAACAAGGCAGAACAAGATAAGAAAATGCAGAAACACAATTAGAAACAGATCACATAGAACCATATAAGATGTAATGATAGCTTAACACCCGGTATCTAATAGCTAAACATTGGAGTAATACATATAAACTTGTTCCACTTGATCTCCAAAATACTTTTATTGCCTCATGGATACAGCTGGTTTAGATAAATCGGTAGCaatcaaaaggaaagaaaagatcATACCCGCCTAGGGCAACCTTAATACTCTTAAGATGAGTCCAGGCAGCAGATGGGACCTCCCAAACCATGCTGAAGTCATCATCAGGCCGCACAGATCCTGACCTTCCAGCCAAGTCCCTAACATGCCCATAGCTAGGTAGGACTTCGTACATGTCACCAAGGTAGCCCTGAATGACCTTAGCCTTTGTAACAGACTCCACCACCACAACAGATTTCCCAGAAGAAGGATATAATTTCTTCAGTGGCCTTTGTTCCAGGGACTTAATTTTGCCCATAGTGTGGACCGTCTGTTTCTTTGGTGACTCATTAGCCACTTTTGgagattttccctttttattagAGCTGCCAGTTGCCTTCTTGGATTGGCTCTTCGTTGAAACAGAACTATCAAGCGCCTCCACAGGCTTGTTCCCAGTTGAATTATTCTGAAATACTGCAGTGTTAGTTAAAATATTGCAATGAGATAAAAGGAGCAAAACCTGATTCTCCAATATAAAATCTAGATAAATACATGCTTACATTCATATATACATATGGACACATGTCTCACCTTTGAAGCCTGTGGGGACTGGCTCTTTTTAGTGATATTGGACTTATTTGCTTCAGAGCTGCTTTTAGTACTTTTCTTCTGAGCGACATCAGAGCTTGCATCAGTGCTAGTAACTTGttccttatttttcttagttCTTGACtgcttcctctgtttttctGTAGCTTTAGAGTCTCGGTTATTGTTGCTAACAGGTGAAGTTGAAATAGATGGACTTAAATCCGCATCCTTCCTGCCATTATCAACAGGTTGCTCTTGTTGAGTCATCATGTCACCATCACCAAGAGCTGATCTTCTAGAACTAGACGAACTAACTTTTGTGGGCTGGTTTGAACCTGCAGCACGCACCGCACCATTAAAACTTCTCCTGTGAGCAGCCAATGACTTCTCCCACTTCCTATGCTTATTAAAAGGTTTGAAAAGTGAAGTATTCTCAGCAGTCCCATCCCTTATACCCAAGTTATCACCTTTATTTTTTACTCTTGGGACCTGGGAGAAGGGCCTCTTAGCAAGAGCTTTGTAATAAGGTGAACTAAATCTGATACCAATGTCCAAAGTCCCATAAATGGGTGTCACAGCATTAGGAAACCCGAGTCGTAACTGGGACTGAACAGGCACCGCAAACCTGGAACTATCAGTAAGGTttccaaaaatatgaaaattccgATTAACATTTAATCTAAGAATCTTTGGTTGAATGTTATTGACCAATGCAGGTATGCcgatttttctaaaattaatctGAGAGAAGTTCCCGAATTTATCTCCCCCATTAAGCCTCGTACATGGTAAGGAAGTAGCAGGATAATTCTGAAATCCCCTGTATTGCAACTGTAACAAAAATTCcacaaaataacaaattattacCACCTAACCAACAACCAAAATGCATAGGGACATGGAAAGAACATGTTAAACAGTTTCTCATTAAGAAACTATCACCATAGAATATAAATTCACTGAAATAAAATGTATTGCGATATCCCCTTTTTAGAGAGCATTTTCTAGAACAATAGGCACTTATACTATGATTGGTTCCAGGAAAACTCgagggaaaatgcaagagagagggaaccaaacatagccttcaCAACATCAAGAAAGAAGTGTGGTAGCCCCCCATTTGGCAGCtgataaattaaattaggaccaaacataagaaacgttgaaaaaaaaaattatttccattttttccttcttggGGTTTACATTCTCAGAGGAACCAAACAGAAAAATGGGTCTGGAATGAAAACTAAAAAGGGAGAACCTTGGCCATGAAGGGAAGGAATGAAAGTGAAGGCGAAGAAGAAGCAGCAGTAGTAGTCGACAAGAAGTAGCTCCTCTGTAGTTGAATGCTCGCCATTAATACAATATCTTTTGCCCCAACATCTCAGCTTTTGCTGTAAATTGTCTTCTGGTATAATCTTTAGTGGCGGTGGATTGAGAGAGAGAGGCAGAGGAGGTTTACGCCTCAGGGTTTTGGGAAGTTCAGGGTTTTGTGCACAATATCTTCTAACATGATTCAGTGGTGGGCCAGGCCTGCATTAACATGGCCCATTCCATGAAATTCTGGGCCTTGTTTTTCCTGGGCCACCCGAACGTTGGGTTGAGTTGCATTTACACAGTAGGATCGCGATGGGGCAAATCCAGCCCGTAATGGGAAGAatttgaaatagaaataaaCAGATTCAAAATGGATTGAGGAAGTCAATAAAAACTCGGAATGAGAGTAAGAGTAGGTTCGGGTATAACTTTATCCCCACCTTTTCCTGtcccgattatatataattttaaataaaaagttatttttgctcatttttctatcgtttttaatataaagaaaatattacttttcataaatataaattataattatttataattttttttttataaattaattttattttaaaattttttaaaaaattataattaatttttttaaaattaaacaagatGGGATATATCTGCCCCTTtgctctttttattttttttatttattattttttgaatgaaaatagatataaataaacaaaataaggttaGGTTAAAGATGACTCATTCCGAATTCatcccattgtcatccctaatcTTAAGTTTTGAGTAATAGTAGTAAACATAGTATATacaattataataattgatatttacAAACATTTATACAAAATTAACTCCATGATTGCAAAGACCAAAGGGGAATGTGTTTGTGTTATTGCTTTGAAAAGTGATATGGGAATTAGTACTTCAATTTGTATTGTTAATCTTTGGAGAAACTTGACCTCAAATGGGCTTGCTTAATTTAAACATAATCTGTACACCCAAGGAGTGGGTCTATAAGGTTTAGGTTTGTTATACTTGTATAAACCTTTTATCTTTTAGGTATAGTTCTCGTGGTTTAGTAGAGGTTTACTCAGTTCTTTTGGTCAGGTTTATACATTATAGGGaagatttttcatcattttcatgttttttttcaattaatataattgtttgtttctaataaataaaaaaatgactcaGACCTTGATATTAGTAGAAGAGTTGTCAAAATCTCATTAACATTTAGGTTAGGTTTAGTTTAAGgaaaacattaaagaaaaaaattgttaaaaaaattattttcccatattcgttgtcctataaaaatgtttaaaaaatatatatataattaaaattaatttaaaatacatattttcagtttatttaataaaaaattaaaataaataaaataagtttatagcatataaaataatttattgtcgttcaattttattttatttcctctacttttcttttctttaactatttctctctattttccttcTCTCAAACCAAACACAGCCTTAAAAGAAACATGATTTCATCCTTCCGACTTTTATCTTTTGAATTGTCTTTAATGAATAATATTATGAAGATAGAAAAGGCCAtatttgaatagtttttttttctaataataatttatttaaaattaatatttagagAGATTTGAAAGTCCACATTTCGCaatcttgatctttcaaaatattattcttatatatatatatatatatataagttaacTTGTCATTTTTTAGGTCAGATTGTGCTACACAaggtattattattttattaataaaaaactcATACTACAAGTTGTTTTTTCTTGGtgtttaaggaaaatatttatttgtttaccttttttatgatgattaTCATATCCCacattaaatgataaagtttataatattatataagtatgaactcctcttgatcttataaatatattttaaaacttttatgatGATTATGTTATCTCACGTCAAATGAGAAAATTCCtaacattatataaatatgaacttCTTTCGACTTTGTAAGTGTGTATTAAAGTTGTAAGGGCCGATTTGAGTTTAGAGtggaaaatatttattgatcTTGATGTGGAGGTTTGTTTTACCCTATAGgaggtgtttgtctgtttggtcTTGTAATCCC
Coding sequences:
- the LOC117913084 gene encoding DNA topoisomerase 1 isoform X1, with the protein product MASIQLQRSYFLSTTTAASSSPSLSFLPFMAKLQYRGFQNYPATSLPCTRLNGGDKFGNFSQINFRKIGIPALVNNIQPKILRLNVNRNFHIFGNLTDSSRFAVPVQSQLRLGFPNAVTPIYGTLDIGIRFSSPYYKALAKRPFSQVPRVKNKGDNLGIRDGTAENTSLFKPFNKHRKWEKSLAAHRRSFNGAVRAAGSNQPTKVSSSSSRRSALGDGDMMTQQEQPVDNGRKDADLSPSISTSPVSNNNRDSKATEKQRKQSRTKKNKEQVTSTDASSDVAQKKSTKSSSEANKSNITKKSQSPQASKNNSTGNKPVEALDSSVSTKSQSKKATGSSNKKGKSPKVANESPKKQTVHTMGKIKSLEQRPLKKLYPSSGKSVVVVESVTKAKVIQGYLGDMYEVLPSYGHVRDLAGRSGSVRPDDDFSMVWEVPSAAWTHLKSIKVALGGAENLILASDPDREGEAIAWHIIEMLLQQDALHKDLTVARVVFHEITESSIKSALDAPREIDVNLVHAYLARRALDYLIGFNISPLLWRKLPGCQSAGRVQSAALALICDREMEIDEFKPQEYWTVEVEFNRKQGSSMNSKFFPSYLTHFDSKKLNQFSISSHTEAKAIEQEINSLEFKVIGSKRNKMRKNPPTPYITSTLQQDAANKLHFSAMYTMKLAQRLYEGVQLSDGKAAGLITYMRTDGLHVSDEAAKDIRSLVAERYGSNLASDGVRKYFKKVKNAQEAHEAIRPTDIRRLPSMLAGVLDEDSLKLYTLIWSRTMACQMEPATIDQIQVDIGNANESVVFRSTCSGVEFFGYQAVYKDVEAKAIRVDENEGNERGEVFKALSSLKAGDPLYLSLLELEQHHTLPPSRYSEGALVKKLEELGIGRPSTYAITMKVLQDRNYVTVKNRVLYPEFRGRMVSAFLSHHFSEVTDYSFTADMETELDNVSAGLTEWKGLLKDYWTRFSMYCNRVSNVHIHQVEKMLEKKFGDFLFSFLPDKSRTCPSCMEGTLIFKVSRFGSGYFIGCDQHPKCKYIAKMLDGDDDEEVASQDKTFEEPKVLGLSPGSSEKILLKNGPYGFYLQLGEDRKGYLPKRASVSHIKDVGSITLEDALELLRYPVTLGNHPNDDHPVVLKLAKNGFSIRHRRTIAPVPKNIKPNDITLEKALKLLLGKDVKQSGRPKNKKKQEVYEAM
- the LOC117913084 gene encoding DNA topoisomerase 1 isoform X2, which encodes MASIQLQRSYFLSTTTAASSSPSLSFLPFMAKLQYRGFQNYPATSLPCTRLNGGDKFGNFSQINFRKIGIPALVNNIQPKILRLNVNRNFHIFGNLTDSSRFAVPVQSQLRLGFPNAVTPIYGTLDIGIRFSSPYYKALAKRPFSQVPRVKNKGDNLGIRDGTAENTSLFKPFNKHRKWEKSLAAHRRSFNGAVRAAGSNQPTKVSSSSSRRSALGDGDMMTQQEQPVDNGRKDADLSPSISTSPVSNNNRDSKATEKQRKQSRTKKNKEQVTSTDASSDVAQKKSTKSSSEANKSNITKKSQSPQASKNNSTGNKPVEALDSSVSTKSQSKKATGSSNKKGKSPKVANESPKKQTVHTMGKIKSLEQRPLKKLYPSSGKSVVVVESVTKAKVIQGYLGDMYEVLPSYGHVRDLAGRSGSVRPDDDFSMVWEVPSAAWTHLKSIKVALGGAENLILASDPDREGEAIAWHIIEMLLQQDALHKDLTVARVVFHEITESSIKSALDAPREIDVNLVHAYLARRALDYLIGFNISPLLWRKLPGCQSAGRVQSAALALICDREMEIDEFKPQEYWTVEVEFNRKQGSSMNSKFFPSYLTHFDSKKLNQFSISSHTEAKAIEQEINSLEFKVIGSKRNKMRKNPPTPYITSTLQQDAANKLHFSAMYTMKLAQRLYEGVQLSDGKAAGLITYMRTDGLHVSDEAAKDIRSLVAERYGSNLASDGVRKYFKKVKNAQEAHEAIRPTDIRRLPSMLAGVLDEDSLKLYTLIWSRTMACQMEPATIDQIQVDIGNANESVVFRSTCSGVEFFGYQAVYKDVEAKAIRVDENEGNERGEVFKALSSLKAGDPLYLSLLELEQHHTLPPSRYSEGALVKKLEELGIGRPSTYAITMKVLQDRNYVTVKNRVLYPEFRGRMVSAFLSHHFSEVTDYSFTADMETELDNVSAGLTEWKGLLKDYWTRFSMYCNRVSNVHIHQVEKMLEKKFGDFLFSFLPDKSRTCPSCMEGTLIFKVSRFGSGYFIGCDQHPKCKYIAKMLDGDDDEEVASQDKTFEEPKVLGLSPGSSEKILLKNGPYGFYLQLGEDRKGYLPKRASVSHKRRRRRRRYERFMMQQISN
- the LOC117913084 gene encoding DNA topoisomerase 1 isoform X3, encoding MASIQLQRSYFLSTTTAASSSPSLSFLPFMAKLQYRGFQNYPATSLPCTRLNGGDKFGNFSQINFRKIGIPALVNNIQPKILRLNVNRNFHIFGNLTDSSRFAVPVQSQLRLGFPNAVTPIYGTLDIGIRFSSPYYKALAKRPFSQVPRVKNKGDNLGIRDGTAENTSLFKPFNKHRKWEKSLAAHRRSFNGAVRAAGSNQPTKVSSSSSRRSALGDGDMMTQQEQPVDNGRKDADLSPSISTSPVSNNNRDSKATEKQRKQSRTKKNKEQVTSTDASSDVAQKKSTKSSSEANKSNITKKSQSPQASKNNSTGNKPVEALDSSVSTKSQSKKATGSSNKKGKSPKVANESPKKQTVHTMGKIKSLEQRPLKKLYPSSGKSVVVVESVTKAKVIQGYLGDMYEVLPSYGHVRDLAGRSGSVRPDDDFSMVWEVPSAAWTHLKSIKVALGGAENLILASDPDREGEAIAWHIIEMLLQQDALHKDLTVARVVFHEITESSIKSALDAPREIDVNLVHAYLARRALDYLIGFNISPLLWRKLPGCQSAGRVQSAALALICDREMEIDEFKPQEYWTVEVEFNRKQGSSMNSKFFPSYLTHFDSKKLNQFSISSHTEAKAIEQEINSLEFKVIGSKRNKMRKNPPTPYITSTLQQDAANKLHFSAMYTMKLAQRLYEGVQLSDGKAAGLITYMRTDGLHVSDEAAKDIRSLVAERYGSNLASDGVRKYFKKVKNAQEAHEAIRPTDIRRLPSMLAGVLDEDSLKLYTLIWSRTMACQMEPATIDQIQVDIGNANESVVFRSTCSGVEFFGYQAVYKDVEAKAIRVDENEGNERGEVFKALSSLKAGDPLYLSLLELEQHHTLPPSRYSEGALVKKLEELGIGRPSTYAITMKVLQDRNYVTVKNRVLYPEFRGRMVSAFLSHHFSEVTDYSFTADMETELDNVSAGLTEWKGLLKDYWTRFSMYCNRVSNVHIHQVEKMLEKKFGDFLFSFLPDKSRTCPSCMEGTLIFKVSRFGSGYFIGCDQHPKCKYIAKMLDGDDDEEVASQDKTFEEPKVLGLSPGSSEKILLKNGPYGFYLQLGEDRKGYLPKRASVSHVKKRLY